From Acidovorax sp. FHTAMBA, one genomic window encodes:
- the ccsA gene encoding cytochrome c biogenesis protein CcsA — MILASSSPASWLLALAAAVAYAVPAAASSRLGATAARNALLVAWLLHATVLVWGLWGDTPRFGFAPALSMTAWLVLTVYAVERQLFPQMQSRWMLAALGAIAIVLAVLFPGQPLHVTASAWLPLHLALGIACYGLFAAAVVHAWLMTRAEQRIRQAEDPHSGIPLLTLERLTFRFVTAGFILLTATLLAGWLFGDTLYGRAWRWDHKAVFSLLAWFTFATLLLGRARFGWRGRYAVRVLYAGAALLLLAYVGSRFVMEVVLGRST, encoded by the coding sequence ATGATTTTAGCGAGTAGCTCTCCCGCCAGCTGGCTGCTGGCCCTGGCTGCGGCCGTGGCATACGCAGTGCCCGCCGCCGCATCCTCGCGGCTGGGCGCAACAGCGGCCCGCAATGCGCTGCTGGTGGCCTGGCTGCTGCACGCCACAGTGCTGGTGTGGGGCCTGTGGGGCGACACGCCCCGATTCGGGTTTGCGCCCGCCTTGTCGATGACTGCGTGGCTGGTACTGACGGTGTACGCCGTGGAGCGGCAACTGTTTCCGCAGATGCAGTCGCGCTGGATGCTGGCGGCGCTGGGGGCCATTGCCATCGTGCTGGCGGTGCTCTTCCCGGGCCAGCCGCTGCATGTGACAGCCTCCGCCTGGCTGCCACTGCACCTCGCACTGGGCATTGCCTGCTACGGATTGTTTGCGGCCGCCGTGGTGCATGCCTGGCTGATGACGCGTGCCGAGCAGCGCATCCGCCAGGCCGAAGACCCCCACAGTGGCATTCCCCTGCTCACACTGGAACGCCTGACCTTCCGCTTTGTGACGGCAGGCTTCATCCTTCTGACCGCCACGCTGCTGGCGGGCTGGCTGTTTGGTGACACCCTGTATGGCAGGGCGTGGCGTTGGGACCACAAGGCCGTTTTTTCGCTGCTGGCCTGGTTCACCTTCGCCACCCTGCTCCTGGGACGCGCACGTTTCGGCTGGCGGGGCCGCTATGCGGTACGCGTGCTGTACGCCGGGGCGGCGCTGCTGCTTCTGGCTTACGTGGGGTCACGTTTCGTCATGGAAGTCGTTCTGGGTCGCAGCACATGA
- a CDS encoding PAS domain-containing sensor histidine kinase, whose translation MQPLSADAIAPALEAPFVRLWRGFLTGRAMVALALLVLQGASQAINQATQPAVLAVCAAYLVATITLRVLTAQQPPSPGAGPQWLPSIGVDLAAITALQLLNAGAMNYTPLFGLPILMAAVLGTLTLALGTTAAVTLLLLGWAWWVGSGTAGDDAPRYLQSALTGTGYFIVSYLVHQLAVRLAREQELALQSQIAARVQTQVSALVIQNLTDGVLVVDEGDVVRLANPAGLQLLGGTSPPELPFALASLPPWNPLVLLARRTFRQEQPQTADVDLLHPGQSPTGLHVRTWLTSTREAARHAHTERLCVMFLHDLREMEARLRTEKLAAMGRMSAAVAHEIRNPLAAIVQANALLEEDLKDPAQKRLAHMVQQNADRLARIAEEVLDIARVQHQISHAPASTLPLDETVSQIWNDWQGQDPLQRRGVILLEAGNTQVEFDNEHLRRVLVNLLDNALRYVGQEPDSLTVTTRAAPSGQISLQVWSDGAPMDKSVERHLFEPFFSSESRSSGLGLYICRELCQRHGASISYQRLTRTTLRGEVGGNAFTVGFRRTTRPTESATLFDTIVV comes from the coding sequence ATGCAACCTCTGTCTGCGGACGCCATTGCACCTGCCCTGGAGGCGCCATTCGTGCGCCTTTGGCGCGGGTTCCTGACCGGCCGGGCCATGGTTGCGCTAGCGCTGCTGGTACTGCAGGGCGCAAGCCAGGCTATCAACCAGGCCACCCAGCCTGCCGTTCTGGCTGTCTGCGCCGCCTATCTCGTCGCCACCATCACCTTGCGCGTACTCACAGCCCAACAGCCGCCCTCACCCGGAGCCGGCCCACAATGGCTACCTTCCATCGGGGTCGATCTGGCAGCCATCACGGCCCTTCAGCTTCTGAACGCGGGGGCCATGAACTACACCCCCCTGTTTGGCCTTCCCATTCTCATGGCGGCCGTCCTCGGAACGCTGACGCTGGCGCTGGGGACAACGGCAGCGGTGACGTTGCTGTTGCTGGGGTGGGCATGGTGGGTAGGCTCTGGCACTGCGGGCGACGACGCCCCCCGTTACCTGCAAAGCGCGCTGACCGGCACGGGCTATTTCATCGTGAGCTACCTCGTGCACCAGCTGGCGGTGCGCCTGGCGCGCGAGCAGGAACTGGCACTACAGAGCCAGATCGCGGCCCGGGTGCAAACGCAGGTGAGCGCCCTGGTGATCCAAAACCTGACCGACGGCGTCCTCGTGGTGGACGAAGGCGACGTTGTACGCCTGGCAAACCCGGCAGGGCTGCAGTTGCTGGGCGGCACCTCACCACCCGAGTTGCCGTTCGCATTGGCCTCCCTGCCGCCCTGGAATCCGCTGGTTCTGCTGGCGCGGCGTACCTTCCGGCAGGAGCAACCCCAAACCGCTGATGTGGACCTGCTGCATCCGGGGCAAAGCCCGACCGGCTTGCATGTGCGGACCTGGCTGACTTCCACGCGCGAGGCCGCGCGCCACGCACACACAGAGCGCCTGTGCGTGATGTTCCTGCACGATCTTCGCGAAATGGAAGCCCGCCTGCGCACCGAAAAGCTGGCCGCCATGGGGCGCATGTCTGCTGCGGTGGCCCATGAAATCCGCAATCCGCTGGCCGCCATCGTGCAAGCCAATGCGCTCCTGGAAGAGGATCTGAAAGACCCAGCCCAAAAACGCCTGGCCCACATGGTCCAGCAAAACGCCGACCGCCTGGCACGCATTGCGGAGGAGGTGCTGGACATCGCCCGCGTGCAGCACCAGATCAGCCACGCGCCAGCGTCCACCCTGCCTCTGGACGAAACGGTGTCCCAGATATGGAATGACTGGCAGGGGCAGGATCCGTTGCAGCGCCGTGGCGTGATCCTGCTGGAAGCTGGCAATACGCAGGTCGAATTCGACAACGAGCATCTGCGTCGGGTGCTGGTCAACCTTCTGGACAACGCGCTGCGGTACGTCGGTCAGGAGCCAGACTCCCTCACCGTCACCACCCGCGCCGCACCGTCAGGCCAGATCAGCCTGCAAGTCTGGAGCGACGGCGCCCCGATGGACAAATCGGTAGAGCGCCATCTGTTCGAGCCATTTTTTTCCTCGGAGAGCCGCTCGAGCGGACTCGGGCTCTATATATGCCGCGAACTCTGCCAGCGCCATGGGGCTTCGATCAGCTACCAGCGTCTCACCCGCACCACACTGCGTGGCGAGGTAGGTGGCAACGCTTTTACCGTGGGGTTCCGGCGCACGACCCGCCCTACCGAATCCGCCACGCTGTTTGACACCATCGTGGTCTGA
- a CDS encoding glucan biosynthesis protein G produces MQAVFSHCSRFTGRLPQAAIALAATLLAGAAQAQSFDFDSVTRIARERAEKPYRASSDKLPADLAKLNYDQVRDIRWRPDRALWRAEKLPFEAMFFHLGLYQKEPVLINEVTPQGARHIGYSRADFDYGKNQVRPEAWGDLGFAGFRLHNHLNSSAYKDELVVFQGASYFRALGKGQQYGLSARGLAIDTVGGSGEEFPRFTEFWLVRPDALSTQVTVYALLDSPRATGAYRFDIQPGPQTTTTVRSRIFVRAGKSDKPIATLGIAPLTSMFFFGENQPRKDDFRPEVHDSDGLMIATGEGEWLWRPLQNPKQTLVTSFATKNPKGFGLMQRDRQWSNYEDVEARYERRPSAWVRPLHDWGAGRVELVQLPTPDETHDNIVAYWVPAQLPASGQALEFAYELSWQGDEQQRPPGAWATQSRRGMGYTQQTAEALRQQVQYVVDFDGPALKALPPDAPVKAVVTSDANGKVLESIVYRNPVTEQWRMTLRIQRQKADRPIELRAFLQHDNNAVSETWTHIILPE; encoded by the coding sequence ATGCAAGCTGTTTTTTCTCACTGTTCACGCTTCACCGGCCGCCTCCCACAGGCCGCGATAGCGCTGGCCGCCACCCTGTTGGCAGGCGCCGCACAGGCCCAAAGCTTCGATTTCGACAGCGTCACCCGCATCGCCCGGGAACGGGCGGAGAAGCCCTATCGCGCATCCAGCGACAAGCTCCCCGCCGACCTCGCCAAACTCAACTACGACCAGGTGCGCGACATCCGCTGGCGCCCCGACCGTGCCCTGTGGCGCGCCGAAAAGCTGCCGTTCGAGGCCATGTTCTTCCACCTGGGCCTGTACCAGAAGGAGCCTGTGCTGATCAACGAGGTGACACCGCAGGGCGCGCGCCACATCGGCTACAGCCGCGCGGACTTCGACTACGGCAAGAACCAGGTGCGGCCGGAGGCCTGGGGCGACCTGGGCTTTGCGGGCTTTCGCCTGCACAACCACCTCAACTCCAGCGCCTACAAGGATGAGCTGGTGGTCTTCCAGGGGGCAAGCTACTTCCGCGCACTGGGCAAGGGCCAGCAGTACGGCCTGTCGGCGCGCGGGCTGGCCATCGACACCGTGGGTGGCAGTGGTGAAGAGTTCCCTCGCTTCACAGAGTTCTGGCTGGTGCGGCCCGATGCGTTGTCCACGCAGGTCACGGTGTATGCGCTCCTGGATTCGCCCCGCGCCACCGGCGCCTACCGTTTCGACATCCAGCCGGGCCCGCAGACCACCACCACCGTGCGCAGCCGCATTTTTGTGCGGGCAGGCAAGAGCGACAAGCCCATCGCCACGCTGGGCATCGCACCGTTGACCAGCATGTTCTTCTTCGGCGAGAACCAGCCGCGCAAGGACGATTTCCGGCCAGAGGTGCACGACTCCGACGGTCTGATGATTGCCACGGGCGAGGGCGAATGGCTCTGGCGCCCCCTGCAGAACCCCAAGCAGACGCTGGTCACATCGTTTGCCACCAAAAACCCCAAGGGCTTTGGCCTGATGCAGCGCGATCGGCAATGGTCGAACTATGAGGACGTCGAAGCCCGCTATGAGCGCCGCCCGAGCGCCTGGGTGCGCCCCCTGCACGACTGGGGCGCCGGGCGGGTGGAACTGGTGCAGCTCCCCACACCGGATGAGACGCACGACAACATCGTGGCGTACTGGGTGCCCGCCCAGCTACCCGCCTCTGGCCAGGCCCTGGAATTTGCCTACGAGCTGAGCTGGCAGGGCGATGAACAGCAGCGCCCGCCTGGTGCCTGGGCCACGCAATCGCGCCGGGGCATGGGCTACACCCAGCAGACCGCCGAGGCCCTGCGCCAGCAAGTGCAGTACGTCGTTGATTTCGATGGGCCCGCGCTCAAGGCCTTGCCCCCCGATGCGCCCGTGAAAGCCGTGGTCACAAGCGATGCCAACGGCAAGGTACTGGAAAGCATCGTCTACCGCAATCCGGTCACTGAGCAGTGGCGCATGACCCTTCGCATCCAGCGCCAGAAGGCCGATCGACCGATCGAGCTGCGCGCCTTTCTTCAACACGACAACAACGCTGTGAGTGAAACATGGACGCACATCATTCTTCCCGAGTAA
- a CDS encoding sigma 54-interacting transcriptional regulator, translated as MAAAPIPSRTAPRSRILVVDDDPDMLRLLSLRLQAAGYDVVAVGSAEAALAQLDMARPQLVLSDVRLPGRDGLALFDEVRSRHPSLPVILLTAHGTIPDAVEATSRGVFTYLTKPYDGKELLEKIAQALALGAPAVEQAHANEAWRADIVSRSNRMTDLLAEAYMVAQSDASVLLLGDSGSGKELLAQAIHRASPRARSPFVAVNCGAIPEALLESELFGHVKGAFTDAVSNRMGLFQTAEGGTVLLDEIGDMPPALQVKLLRVLQERAVRPVGASQSIPINVRIISATHRDLEAAMATAQFREDLYYRLNVVTLALPTLADRREDIALLANHFLDKLARKYGKRLSGFAPEALKALTLAAWPGNVRQLYNVVEQVCALSTTPLVPLTLVQRALRTPSTQVLSFAEARQRFEREYLVGLLKMTDGNVADAARLAQRNRTEFYRLLQKHALTAGNFKNDGPDSDDVADQRHD; from the coding sequence AGGCGGCTCTGGCCCAGCTGGACATGGCGCGCCCGCAGCTCGTGCTGAGCGATGTCCGCCTGCCGGGGCGCGACGGCCTTGCACTGTTCGACGAAGTGCGGTCACGACACCCTTCGCTGCCTGTCATCCTACTCACAGCCCACGGCACCATTCCTGATGCGGTGGAAGCCACTTCGCGGGGCGTTTTCACCTACCTCACCAAGCCATACGACGGCAAGGAACTTCTGGAAAAGATTGCCCAGGCGCTGGCGTTGGGGGCGCCCGCGGTTGAGCAAGCCCATGCCAACGAAGCCTGGCGCGCCGACATCGTGAGCCGGTCCAACCGGATGACCGACTTGCTGGCCGAGGCCTACATGGTGGCGCAGTCGGACGCCAGCGTTCTGCTGCTGGGCGATAGCGGCTCGGGCAAGGAGCTGCTGGCGCAGGCCATCCACCGTGCCAGCCCCCGTGCACGCAGTCCCTTTGTGGCGGTCAACTGCGGCGCAATTCCCGAGGCCCTGCTCGAATCCGAACTGTTCGGCCACGTCAAAGGCGCCTTCACCGATGCGGTGAGCAACCGCATGGGCCTTTTCCAGACCGCGGAAGGCGGCACGGTGCTGCTCGACGAGATTGGCGACATGCCGCCCGCCCTGCAGGTGAAGCTGCTGCGGGTGCTGCAAGAGCGCGCGGTGCGCCCCGTGGGCGCCAGCCAGTCCATTCCCATCAACGTGCGCATCATTTCGGCGACCCACCGCGACCTCGAAGCGGCCATGGCCACGGCCCAGTTCCGCGAAGACCTGTACTACCGGCTAAATGTGGTCACACTGGCACTGCCCACCCTCGCAGACCGGCGCGAAGACATCGCGTTGCTGGCCAACCACTTTCTGGACAAGCTCGCGCGCAAGTACGGCAAGCGCTTGTCTGGCTTTGCGCCCGAGGCGCTCAAGGCCCTCACCCTGGCCGCCTGGCCTGGCAACGTGCGCCAGCTTTACAACGTGGTCGAGCAGGTGTGCGCACTGTCCACCACGCCTCTGGTGCCCCTGACGCTGGTGCAGCGCGCGCTGCGCACGCCGTCTACGCAGGTGCTGAGTTTTGCCGAGGCCCGGCAAAGATTTGAACGCGAGTACCTGGTGGGCCTGCTCAAGATGACGGACGGCAACGTGGCCGATGCCGCGCGGCTGGCCCAGCGCAACCGCACCGAGTTCTACCGGCTGCTGCAAAAGCACGCACTGACCGCCGGAAACTTCAAGAACGATGGGCCAGACAGCGATGACGTCGCTGATCAGCGACACGATTAA
- the ffh gene encoding signal recognition particle protein codes for MASALTDKLTRLVKEMRGQARITESNVTDMLREVRMALLEADVALPVVRDFIARVKEKALGQEVLGSLKPGQTLVSIVNRELAATMGEGISDINLAAQPPAIILMAGLQGAGKTTTTAKLAKHLIEKRKKKVLTVSGDVYRPAAIEQLKTVTKQAGAEWFPSTPDQKPLDIAHAALDYAKKHYFDVLLVDTAGRLAIDEALMKEIKDLHAALNPVETLFVVDAMQGQDAINTAKAFKEALPLTGIVLTKLDGDSRGGAALSVRQITGAPIKFAGVSEKLDGLEVFDAERHAGRILGMGDIVALVEQVTAGVDMEAAQKLAAKVKSGDGFDLNDFLSQIQQMKQMGGLSSLMDKLPSQLTAKAGAMDMDKAEKDIKRKEGIIQSMTPLERRKPELIKATRKKRIANGAGVHVQEVNRLLKEFEQMQGMMKKMKGGGLMKMMKKMGGMKGMGGGMPKMPF; via the coding sequence ATGGCCTCCGCCCTTACCGACAAACTCACGCGCCTCGTCAAGGAGATGCGTGGCCAGGCCCGCATCACCGAATCCAACGTCACGGACATGCTGCGCGAAGTGCGCATGGCGCTGCTCGAAGCCGACGTGGCCCTGCCGGTGGTGCGCGACTTCATTGCCCGCGTCAAAGAGAAGGCGCTGGGCCAGGAAGTGCTGGGCTCGCTCAAGCCCGGGCAGACGCTGGTCAGCATCGTCAACCGCGAGCTGGCCGCCACCATGGGCGAGGGCATCTCCGACATCAACCTCGCCGCCCAGCCCCCGGCCATCATCCTCATGGCGGGCCTGCAGGGCGCGGGCAAGACCACCACCACGGCCAAGCTGGCCAAGCACCTGATCGAAAAGCGCAAGAAGAAGGTGCTGACCGTGTCGGGCGACGTGTACCGCCCGGCCGCTATCGAGCAGCTCAAGACGGTGACCAAGCAGGCCGGTGCCGAATGGTTTCCCAGCACGCCCGACCAGAAGCCGCTCGACATCGCCCACGCCGCACTGGACTACGCCAAGAAGCACTACTTTGACGTGCTGCTGGTCGATACGGCGGGTCGCCTGGCCATCGACGAAGCTTTGATGAAGGAAATCAAGGACCTGCACGCCGCGCTGAACCCGGTCGAAACCTTGTTCGTGGTCGATGCCATGCAGGGTCAGGATGCCATCAACACCGCCAAGGCCTTCAAGGAAGCGCTGCCGCTCACCGGCATCGTGCTCACCAAGCTCGATGGTGATTCGCGCGGCGGCGCCGCGCTGTCGGTGCGGCAGATCACGGGTGCGCCCATCAAGTTTGCGGGGGTGTCTGAAAAGCTCGACGGCCTGGAAGTGTTCGACGCCGAGCGCCATGCAGGCCGCATCCTGGGCATGGGCGACATCGTGGCCCTGGTGGAGCAGGTCACGGCCGGGGTGGACATGGAGGCCGCACAAAAGCTGGCGGCCAAGGTCAAGAGTGGAGATGGGTTCGATCTGAATGACTTCCTGTCGCAGATCCAGCAGATGAAGCAGATGGGCGGGCTTTCCAGCCTGATGGACAAGCTGCCGTCGCAGCTCACCGCCAAGGCCGGTGCCATGGACATGGACAAGGCCGAGAAAGACATCAAGCGCAAGGAGGGCATCATCCAGAGCATGACGCCGCTGGAGCGTCGCAAGCCCGAACTCATCAAGGCCACCCGCAAGAAGCGCATCGCCAACGGGGCTGGCGTGCATGTGCAAGAGGTCAACCGCCTGCTCAAGGAGTTCGAGCAGATGCAGGGCATGATGAAAAAGATGAAGGGCGGCGGCCTGATGAAGATGATGAAGAAGATGGGCGGCATGAAGGGCATGGGTGGCGGAATGCCCAAGATGCCCTTCTGA
- a CDS encoding sigma-54 dependent transcriptional regulator, producing the protein MNAPVASILVVDDEPDLRTLYELTLLREGYRVETASSVQEARDQLKAHRFDAVITDMRLPDGFGMELLQDLREQQRRERCVVMTAYGSAENAVEALRSGAFDYMTKPVDLKQFRSVVASAVQGTGGVPAPRAARTGGVQGRQGNFSADPLAAGTALDRLVGTSEAMRNVKQRVAKVARGMAPVLIHGESGTGKELVAQALHASSQRADGPLVAVNCGAIPENLLEAEFFGARKGSYTGASQDRDGYFQAARGGTLFLDEIGDLPLAMQSKLLRAIQERSVRPLGSTQEETVDVRIVSATHRDLAADVQSGRFRQDLYYRLNVIEIVIPPLRERREDLPMLCTALLARIAQESGMPVPSLTEQALQAIAAHPLTGNVRELENLLHRAVALSDGDELNLDWPMGSSAPSSPRASPEPTSPPNAEGPQPYLPPPAIGNVGCTVPLPNDLQAWLDQQERDILIRALREAGFNRTATAARLGISLRQIRYRIARLNIAVPNDQDPHDEIG; encoded by the coding sequence ATGAACGCCCCTGTTGCCTCCATCCTTGTCGTCGACGATGAACCTGATCTTCGGACCCTGTACGAACTGACCCTGCTGCGCGAAGGTTACCGCGTGGAGACCGCGTCCAGTGTCCAGGAGGCCCGGGACCAGCTCAAGGCGCACCGTTTCGATGCCGTCATCACCGACATGCGGCTTCCGGACGGTTTTGGCATGGAGTTGCTGCAGGACCTTCGCGAGCAACAGCGCCGCGAGCGGTGTGTGGTCATGACCGCCTACGGCTCTGCCGAGAATGCCGTGGAAGCCTTGCGGTCCGGTGCATTCGACTACATGACCAAGCCGGTGGATCTCAAGCAGTTCCGTTCGGTGGTTGCATCGGCAGTGCAGGGGACCGGCGGTGTGCCCGCCCCCCGGGCTGCCCGTACCGGGGGTGTGCAAGGCCGGCAGGGCAACTTCAGCGCCGACCCCTTGGCGGCGGGCACTGCCCTGGACCGCCTGGTCGGAACTTCCGAGGCCATGCGCAACGTCAAACAGCGGGTGGCCAAGGTGGCGCGCGGCATGGCGCCTGTGCTGATCCACGGGGAATCGGGCACGGGCAAGGAACTGGTGGCACAGGCGTTGCACGCCAGCAGCCAGCGCGCGGACGGGCCACTGGTGGCCGTGAACTGCGGCGCCATCCCGGAGAACCTTCTGGAGGCGGAGTTCTTTGGCGCTCGCAAAGGTTCGTATACCGGCGCCAGCCAGGACAGGGATGGCTACTTCCAGGCCGCGCGCGGAGGCACACTTTTTCTGGATGAAATCGGTGATCTGCCTTTGGCCATGCAATCCAAGCTGCTGCGCGCCATCCAGGAACGCAGCGTGCGCCCCCTTGGATCGACCCAGGAAGAAACGGTGGACGTGCGCATTGTCAGCGCCACGCATCGCGACTTGGCCGCCGACGTGCAGTCGGGCCGGTTCCGGCAGGATCTGTACTACCGGCTCAATGTGATCGAGATCGTCATTCCCCCATTGCGCGAACGCCGGGAGGACTTGCCGATGCTGTGCACCGCGCTGCTCGCGCGCATCGCCCAGGAATCTGGCATGCCAGTACCCTCTCTCACCGAGCAGGCACTGCAAGCCATCGCGGCGCACCCGCTGACCGGGAACGTCCGCGAACTGGAAAACCTGCTGCACAGAGCCGTCGCCCTCAGCGACGGTGATGAACTGAATCTGGACTGGCCGATGGGGTCATCGGCCCCCTCCAGCCCAAGGGCCTCCCCCGAGCCCACAAGCCCGCCAAATGCCGAAGGGCCGCAGCCCTATCTACCGCCCCCGGCCATTGGCAATGTAGGTTGCACGGTACCCCTGCCCAACGATCTTCAGGCATGGCTCGACCAGCAGGAGCGGGACATCCTGATCCGCGCGCTGCGCGAAGCGGGCTTCAACAGGACAGCCACCGCAGCCCGGCTGGGCATCAGTCTGCGCCAGATTCGCTACCGTATCGCCCGACTGAACATTGCCGTCCCGAATGATCAGGATCCGCATGACGAGATCGGCTGA
- a CDS encoding PP0621 family protein, translated as MKYLVLLVVLVVAFGIWRSRRPSAPSPAPRPLALPQDMLACARCGIHIPQAEALMTGQLAYCCADHQQRGPV; from the coding sequence ATGAAATACCTGGTCTTGCTGGTCGTACTGGTCGTGGCCTTTGGCATCTGGCGCAGCCGCCGCCCCTCGGCACCGTCGCCCGCCCCCCGTCCGCTGGCGCTCCCCCAGGACATGCTGGCATGCGCCCGGTGTGGCATCCACATCCCACAGGCTGAAGCTTTGATGACGGGCCAGCTGGCCTATTGCTGCGCCGACCATCAGCAGCGGGGTCCCGTCTGA
- the mdoH gene encoding glucans biosynthesis glucosyltransferase MdoH: MHPHPHPHPSQRSTVRGERHPNSVTAPPVHRGSMVPVPWRGFWNSLGTALLLKLTGRAKAHRQASATAHSSQAWESAAQRRRWTFAVLTALTTALASLLFAGVQPEYDNAWLGYGQIALFALLSAWVVTGFLTGLMGFWVMLRGDRHALSVRSVVEHQLPPDARTAIIMPICNEDVATVFAGLRATCESVASTGHGATFDVFVLSDSYDPAIAQAERAAWEELRTALAQHSQQPQVQVYYRLRTRRTHRKAGNVADFCRRWGKDYRYMVVLDADSVMSGDCIVSMAKLMEANPTAGIIQTATQAIGHVTLHARAQQFASRVTGRLFTLGMQYWQLGESHYWGHNAIIRVAPFMEHCALAPIKGKGGLAGGIMSHDFVEAALMRRAGFHVWLVSDLIGSYEQQPPDLLAELQRDRRWCQGNLQNARLMAEPGIHPVHRSMFVTGAMAYLSAPLWLAFLTLGTALWLSGAKLVANWHILPAELLALWAFTLTLLFLPRVLGVAAVFMRREHHEYGGAWSLLKSAALESVLAILQAPIRMLAHSLFVLIALTGLKLEWRSPPREAHAVPWRHAARQLAPMSLVIGLLAVGVSLIDSSALLWLMPVGLPLALAIPLAVLTSQIALGKAMRAQQLLLIPEESWSPPVLRRAWLHASRLAAPALKVA; this comes from the coding sequence ATGCACCCACACCCACACCCACATCCATCCCAGCGCAGCACTGTGCGGGGAGAGCGGCATCCCAATTCCGTCACCGCCCCTCCGGTCCACCGGGGTTCGATGGTGCCTGTTCCATGGCGGGGCTTCTGGAACAGCCTGGGAACGGCGCTGCTGCTCAAGCTCACAGGCCGTGCCAAGGCGCACCGTCAGGCGTCGGCCACTGCCCACTCTTCGCAGGCATGGGAGAGCGCTGCTCAGCGCCGTCGCTGGACCTTCGCGGTGCTGACTGCACTGACGACGGCGCTCGCAAGCCTCCTGTTTGCCGGGGTTCAGCCGGAATACGACAACGCCTGGCTGGGCTACGGCCAGATTGCGCTGTTTGCCCTGCTGTCCGCATGGGTTGTCACCGGCTTTCTCACCGGGCTGATGGGCTTTTGGGTCATGCTGCGCGGCGACCGGCATGCGCTGTCTGTGCGCAGCGTGGTGGAACACCAGCTGCCTCCCGATGCGCGCACGGCCATCATCATGCCGATCTGCAACGAGGACGTGGCCACCGTGTTCGCGGGGCTTCGGGCAACCTGCGAGTCGGTCGCTTCCACCGGCCATGGGGCCACCTTCGACGTGTTCGTGCTGTCCGACAGCTACGACCCCGCCATCGCCCAGGCCGAACGCGCTGCGTGGGAAGAACTGCGCACCGCCCTGGCCCAGCACAGCCAGCAGCCGCAGGTACAGGTGTACTACCGCCTGCGCACTCGCCGCACGCACCGCAAGGCCGGCAATGTGGCCGATTTCTGCCGCCGCTGGGGCAAGGACTACCGCTACATGGTGGTGCTGGACGCCGACAGCGTGATGAGCGGTGACTGCATCGTTTCCATGGCCAAGCTGATGGAAGCCAACCCCACGGCGGGCATCATCCAGACGGCAACCCAGGCCATCGGCCACGTCACGCTGCACGCCCGCGCGCAGCAGTTCGCCTCGCGCGTTACGGGTCGGCTGTTCACGCTGGGCATGCAGTACTGGCAGCTGGGTGAATCCCACTACTGGGGCCACAACGCGATCATTCGCGTGGCACCCTTCATGGAACACTGCGCCCTCGCGCCCATCAAGGGCAAGGGCGGCTTGGCGGGCGGCATCATGTCGCACGATTTCGTCGAAGCGGCTTTGATGCGCCGCGCGGGCTTCCACGTCTGGCTGGTGTCGGACCTCATCGGCAGCTATGAACAGCAACCCCCTGACCTGCTGGCCGAGCTGCAGCGCGACCGCCGCTGGTGCCAGGGCAACCTGCAAAACGCACGCCTGATGGCCGAGCCCGGCATCCACCCCGTACACCGCTCCATGTTCGTCACGGGCGCCATGGCTTACCTCTCGGCACCGCTGTGGCTGGCCTTCCTGACGCTGGGCACAGCGCTGTGGCTGTCGGGTGCCAAGTTGGTGGCCAACTGGCACATCCTGCCTGCCGAACTGCTGGCGCTGTGGGCCTTCACGCTGACCCTGCTTTTCCTGCCACGTGTCCTGGGCGTGGCCGCAGTCTTCATGCGCCGGGAGCACCACGAGTACGGGGGTGCCTGGAGCCTGCTCAAGAGTGCTGCCCTGGAGAGCGTGCTGGCCATTTTGCAAGCCCCCATCCGGATGCTGGCCCATTCGCTGTTCGTTCTGATCGCGCTGACAGGCCTGAAACTGGAATGGAGATCCCCCCCGCGCGAAGCCCATGCCGTGCCGTGGCGCCACGCCGCGCGCCAGCTGGCCCCGATGAGTCTGGTGATTGGCCTGCTGGCAGTAGGCGTGTCGCTCATCGACAGCAGCGCCCTTCTGTGGCTCATGCCCGTGGGCCTGCCATTGGCGCTGGCGATACCACTGGCTGTGTTGACCAGCCAGATTGCATTGGGAAAGGCGATGCGTGCCCAGCAGCTGCTGCTGATTCCCGAGGAATCCTGGTCGCCCCCGGTACTGCGGCGGGCGTGGCTGCACGCCAGCCGTCTGGCCGCGCCCGCACTGAAGGTTGCCTAG